The genomic DNA GTTGTACACATTCATTTACTACAATTTTGCAAAGACAGTAGCAACCCGTCCATTCATATCCACCAGCGTACTCTTGTTCCTTACCCAGGCTTCGATACCTCTGCGGCCGTTCTCCACGCCAACAccactcttcttccagccacCCACAGCCATCTCGGCCGGGCTTTCACCCCAGGAATTGATCCATGTAATGCCCGCTTGGAGCTGGTCGATGATACGATGTGCCATATTCAGGTCTCGCGTAAAGACGCCAGCCGCAAGGCCAAGCTCAGTGTTATTTGCGCGTCTGACAGCTTCCTCGACTGTATCGTAGTACAGGATTGACATGACCGGGCCAAAAATCTCTTCCTGGACAATCCGCATGGAGTCGGTGCAGTCCGTGAAGACAGTCGGCCTTACCCAGAACCCATTCTCCAAATCCTTTGGAAGGGAGGGCTTTCCCAGCCCGCCATAGAGGAGCGTTGCCTTGTCCGTCTCAATGCCATGACGAATGTACGAGGTTACCTTTTCGAGGTGAAGAGCAGAACTCAAGGGTCCGAAGTTCGTTGCGTTGTCAAACAACGGCCCGGGACGGATATATTGCATCTTGTCCAGAAGAGCCTTTTCAAAGGCAGACTTCATGCCTCTCGGGACGAACACTCGAGTCCCATTAGTACACACCTGGCCTGTACTAAAAAAATTGGCCATCATGGCCCCATTTACTGCATTTTCAAGGTCCGCATCAGGGAGGATGAGCAATGGGCTCTTGCCTCCTAGCTCCATCGTGACGTACTTCATTTGTCCCGCGGCGGAGCCGGCCACCTTCATTCCTGTGGACACCTGTCCTGTGAAGCTGACCTTGGCGACCAGGGGGTGAGCAGTCAAATAAGCACCCACATCCCCAGCGCCATAGACAACATTAAATACGCCAGGGGGAAGTCCAGCTTCCCGGTAGATTTCAGCCAGCATCTGCGCATGCAGAGGCGTATATTCACTAGGCTTGTAGACCATGGTATTTCCAGCCGCAAGACATGGTGCCGATTTCCAGAGAGCACTGTGTCACATTCGTCAATCGCTGAGCCCGGTTGAGGAAAAGAGAGGCGAGCAGATGCAATATGTTTTGCGCGCTCCGTCCGCCCATGTAACCCGAAGTACTTACATCTGGAGAGGATAGTTCCATGCGCCGATGCCAACGCAGACTCCCAGCGGAGCCTTCTTGGTAAAGACCCATGCATCTTCTCTTAACTGCGTCGTCTCGCCGTTAAGACCACCGCCTCCTACCAGGTTGGCATAGTATTCCAGTACATCTGCACCAGTCACGATGTCGACTGTGCTTGTCTCTGAATAGGCCTTGCCGGAATCTAAAGTTTCGAGACGGGCGAGTTCGTCATTTCTCTCGCGCAGCAACGCCGCGGCCTTTTGTAGGATGCGCGCACGAGCGATATGAGGGGTTTGCGACCATAAAGGGAACGCGCGGtcagcagctgcaatggCGGCATCTGTATCAGAATTTGAAGCAACATGGATTTCCGCTAGTGGAGTATTGTCGGCAGGGTTTATTGTGCGAAAAGTCCGACCGGAAGAC from Aspergillus fumigatus Af293 chromosome 8, whole genome shotgun sequence includes the following:
- the badA gene encoding betaine aldehyde dehydrogenase — its product is MADLPFAPRHPYYDGKVQLASSGRTFRTINPADNTPLAEIHVASNSDTDAAIAAADRAFPLWSQTPHIARARILQKAAALLRERNDELARLETLDSGKAYSETSTVDIVTGADVLEYYANLVGGGGLNGETTQLREDAWVFTKKAPLGVCVGIGAWNYPLQIALWKSAPCLAAGNTMVYKPSEYTPLHAQMLAEIYREAGLPPGVFNVVYGAGDVGAYLTAHPLVAKVSFTGQVSTGMKVAGSAAGQMKYVTMELGGKSPLLILPDADLENAVNGAMMANFFSTGQVCTNGTRVFVPRGMKSAFEKALLDKMQYIRPGPLFDNATNFGPLSSALHLEKVTSYIRHGIETDKATLLYGGLGKPSLPKDLENGFWVRPTVFTDCTDSMRIVQEEIFGPVMSILYYDTVEEAVRRANNTELGLAAGVFTRDLNMAHRIIDQLQAGITWINSWGESPAEMAVGGWKKSGVGVENGRRGIEAWVRNKSTLVDMNGRVATVFAKL